Proteins encoded within one genomic window of Argiope bruennichi chromosome 7, qqArgBrue1.1, whole genome shotgun sequence:
- the LOC129976315 gene encoding zinc finger protein 568-like → MHIRTHTKEKPYVCEICSKAFSQKGSLKCHLRTHTKEKPYVCEICSEAFSQNRTLKVHLRTHTREKPYVCDICNKAFSEPSNLKMHIRTHTKEKPYVCEICSEAFSLKQTLRRHLLTHTKEKPYVCEICSNAFSQKGSLKCHLRTHTNEKPYICEICNKAFSRRGILNIHLRTHTKEKPCVCEICSEAFSQKGNLNDHLRTHTNEKPYICEICNKAFSQKGCLMTHLRTHTKEKPYVCEICSEAFSLKESLRRHLLTHTKEKPYVCEICSEAFSQKGNLNDHLRTHTNEKPYICEICNKAFSRRGCLKRHLRTHTKDKPYICEICSKTFSRRGNLFLHLRTHTKEKLHI, encoded by the coding sequence ATGCATAtaaggacgcatacgaaagagaaaccgtatgtttgtgagatttgtAGTAAAGCTTTTTCTCAAAAAGGAAGTTTAAAGTGCCATTTACGGAcgcatacaaaagagaaaccgtatgtttgtgagatttgcagtgAAGCTTTTTCTCAAAATAGAACTTTAAAAGTTCATTTACGCACGCATACGAGAGAGAAACCATATGTTTGTGACAtttgcaataaagcgttttctgaGCCAAGCAATTTAAAGATGCATAtaaggacgcatacgaaagagaaaccgtatgtttgtgagatttgcagtgAAGCTTTTTCTCTAAAACAAACTTTAAGGAGACATCTACTTACacatacaaaagagaaaccgtatgtttgtgagatttgcagtaacgctttttctcaaaaaggaagtttaaagtgtcatttacggacgcatacgaatgagaaaccatatatttgtgagatatgcaataaagcattttctcgaagaggaattttaaatatacactTACGGAcgcatacaaaagagaaaccgtgtgtttgtgagatttgcagtgaagctttttctcaaaaaggaaatttaaatgaccatttacggacgcatacgaatgagaaaccatatatttgtgagatatgcaataaagcattttctcaAAAAGGATGTTTAATGACACATTtaaggacgcatacgaaagagaaaccgtatgtttgtgagatttgcagtgAAGCTTTTTCTCTAAAAGAAAGTTTAAGGAGACATCTACTTAcgcatacaaaagagaaaccgtatgtttgtgagatttgcagtgaagctttttctcaaaaaggaaatttaaatgaccatttacggacgcatacgaatgagaaaccatatatttgtgagatatgcaataaagcgttttctcgAAGAGGATgtttaaagagacatttaaggacgcatacgaaagaCAAACCGTATATTTGTGAGATATGTAGTAAAACGTTTTCTCGACgaggaaatttatttctacatttacgCACGCATACAAAAGAGAAACTGCACATTTGA